Genomic DNA from Hyperolius riggenbachi isolate aHypRig1 chromosome 10, aHypRig1.pri, whole genome shotgun sequence:
GTATCATGTCTGGGCATAAatccaaatggaagaagattaaTCCAAAGAATGGATTAAAGGGGGATGCCTTGAAAGACAAAGCAACAGACGTTTTCTTggtgtttattttttatgtgactttGATGACTTCGGTGATCCATTGTTTGACAGTGACAGTGCAAGCTGAAGAAACAAACTTAAACTCTGAAGTTTCGATGAAGGAAAAGACACTATCCAGAGGAAAAGGCTATTCTTATGAAGAGTTTTTTAAAGAAAGCACTGTAGATACCACAAATGACATTGTAGGATGTTTTTGCCTAGGGTCAGATAATGATTGTTGTTTACAATTGTTTTTCCAACATAACACAAATATAGGTGTCCAAGCAGTGATAGAATCTAGAAATGTATTCACTAAATTGACAGGACAATATATCCATAATGAAATAACAGGAAATATGAATTGTAGTTTAACTGAATTTAATTTCTGGTATGTACAAATCAAGGGCAATGACTCAGCAGTTTGGTCTGGAAATTTTACTAAAGGAACTGGAAGTGAGTATATGAAAGGGGAAAATGGGGAAAAGGATGTTTTATTGTCCGAAGGTGTAATGGTATTCTTATTTCCTGATAGTAATGCCATTAAAAGTGATGCTGAAGGAGATATTAATAGATTTTGGAGATTTCAAATATCCAGAGGAGAGGTAGTAGCAAATATAAAAGTTAATTTGACCGTGACAAATATAGAGTATCCAGAGATTAAAGTTATGCCACGTTCTTTAGAAATCAGAGAAGGATATAAGGATATACAATTGATATGCAATACTAGTGTATTGTTACCTCCAAATGCAACTTTAACATGgagtaaaaataatgaatttctagGAAATTTTTATAAGGGTAATATCCATGTGATTAATCAAGGTGCTAAAGGTAGTGTAAAATGGATAAATTCTAAATTGGTTTATTCTTTAAATGAAGTGGCTATGGAGGATAATGGAACCTATAAATGTTGTATTAGTTTACAAGGATTTCCTACTAAATGTGATATGACTCAAATCACAGTAAAATCTCCTGAAAGGACCATTTGTAATGATAAAAAATTCTACAAGGCAAGTCCTTTTCAATTCAATCATTTCCAGACCAAGCCACTGTTAAGAGAAGGTAGATTTGTGATAATTGTTTGGAAGTTTAATATTTCAAGTTGGAAAATTTCCACAAGATATCCAATATGCCAAAATTATCTTGCAAATTCGATACATGGAATGGAACAATGGTTTGaaaatagttttgaaactttCCCTAGGAACAAACGAGGTATTCTAGAAGGTATTTTAGGAGGCGCAGGAACCATTGGTGCCATAACTAACAGCTTGGATGTAAAAACTTTGAAATATGATTTGGAAACAGTGGGTTTGTTAGGAGGTAAAGGATTAAAGGTGCAAAGGAATATAAACCAATTGATGGAGCATATGATAATACAAACTGCATCTGTATTAGGTTCTTCTGTATCACATTTGCAAGATATAGCTTTAATGTTGATTGATAGTGAACAGAAATCACAGTTGGCAAGGATATGTTTGGAAACCCAAACTGAATATTCAACAAATTTTAAAATTATAGCACAGGCTTTCCAAGGAGGAATAACACCTCTAGGAATACTACGAAATTTACCTAAGAAATATAAATATGCGTTAAATCATATAGATTTGTGGATTAATAAATGGTACGGATGCAATCAGTATGAATGCATTAGTACATCGATGATACCAATAGCGGGGAAAGAACAAATTTTAGTGCCTGTGACTATATTAGGGGTTCCAGTGAGTAATGCACAATTATTgtattatcaaatgttttataatgATTTTGCCATGGATGAAAACAGTGATAATGTTGATCAATTAGATTTATCATCGTGTTTGCATTTTCAATCAAAGGTTATTTGTTTGCCTAATCAGGGAAAATCTATTTATCATTCATGTTATCACAATCAGAGTCTGTGTACTGCAAGGATTGAAAGGGTTAACACTCACACTGATCTAATCACACACGTGGAACAAAGAAAGATATGTTTTCAAGTAATGTCcagtgaagaaatggttaaagggcattttaaatCGTGTGTTCATTCAGAGAAGTTAGTTAGAGGTTTGTACTGTGTAGAAGGGGACATAAATGCAGTTAGTTTAAATGATCTAAGAATTAATATCACATCTTTGATATCTGAAGATGTTGATAGTCTCCCTATACAATATAATGTCTCACAAATAAATGAATTTCCCTGGGATAAATGGACACAAGAAATAATTAAAGACAAAGGATTGTTGTTAACCCTGACTAAAGAGTTGCATGCGGCAGAAATTAAATTTAACCATCAGCAAGGAATATTGGAAAatgtagaacatgattttatcacATTTTCTAGTACGTCTTTttggaatagtttaaaaaaatCGATAAGAACTTTAGGGAATACTTCAGTGTTATCAGCTGCAGGAAATTTATTATTACATCCTATATTCCTTTtgtttattataataatattttGTATTATATGTCAAATACTTTTAGCATTTAGAATTAGGAAATTTTATAGACTAATCAAAATAGAAATTAGGGAAATGGAATTGTATATCAGAACTATAATTCAAAGGAAATTAAGACAATTGATTAATGTGGACGGAGATCTTGTAGATAGAGGAGCTTTGCC
This window encodes:
- the LOC137536717 gene encoding uncharacterized protein, translating into MSGHKSKWKKINPKNGLKGDALKDKATDVFLVFIFYVTLMTSVIHCLTVTVQAEETNLNSEVSMKEKTLSRGKGYSYEEFFKESTVDTTNDIVGCFCLGSDNDCCLQLFFQHNTNIGVQAVIESRNVFTKLTGQYIHNEITGNMNCSLTEFNFWYVQIKGNDSAVWSGNFTKGTGSEYMKGENGEKDVLLSEGVMVFLFPDSNAIKSDAEGDINRFWRFQISRGEVVANIKVNLTVTNIEYPEIKVMPRSLEIREGYKDIQLICNTSVLLPPNATLTWSKNNEFLGNFYKGNIHVINQGAKGSVKWINSKLVYSLNEVAMEDNGTYKCCISLQGFPTKCDMTQITVKSPERTICNDKKFYKASPFQFNHFQTKPLLREGRFVIIVWKFNISSWKISTRYPICQNYLANSIHGMEQWFENSFETFPRNKRGILEGILGGAGTIGAITNSLDVKTLKYDLETVGLLGGKGLKVQRNINQLMEHMIIQTASVLGSSVSHLQDIALMLIDSEQKSQLARICLETQTEYSTNFKIIAQAFQGGITPLGILRNLPKKYKYALNHIDLWINKWYGCNQYECISTSMIPIAGKEQILVPVTILGVPVSNAQLLYYQMFYNDFAMDENSDNVDQLDLSSCLHFQSKVICLPNQGKSIYHSCYHNQSLCTARIERVNTHTDLITHVEQRKICFQVMSSEEMVKGHFKSCVHSEKLVRGLYCVEGDINAVSLNDLRINITSLISEDVDSLPIQYNVSQINEFPWDKWTQEIIKDKGLLLTLTKELHAAEIKFNHQQGILENVEHDFITFSIPHRQNTSAVPLSIQNKGLEFTCTKRKEELSVYTSWKS